The following proteins come from a genomic window of Rhizobium sp. 007:
- a CDS encoding YcaO-like family protein, with product MSNSERGSLRLNRPDDGALLALHSEIVSKMRSPLPQQPSLDETERCFRTILSLCRRAQITRLGDLTGLDRLGLLIVQATRPGALSEVTSLGRGLSIAAAAVGAIMESLERFYAETIPSDRVFFATADDLGIAPGLFENLVLTDCRNGWRERTIPWVSGTDVVTGSLQPVPLELVDTCYIEPPPHDGLFVRTTTGLACHMTSCEAFLHGLFECIERDAIARAFQTHGFLDRMRISTSGLGSSFDQMLSRAAARGISVGLWHASSPAMVPVVWCQTIETGSSEPILALPTEGYSAGPSIEAAASDALLEALAARAGAISGTRDDQTRRHFKKRTDAVVARARELILNQTPAAGDSSSKALVVSSPGDVIERVVTAGLGPVLAVPVGSDAETGVQCVRTILPTAHPFSILR from the coding sequence ATGTCGAATTCTGAGCGCGGGAGCCTGAGATTGAATCGGCCGGACGATGGCGCGCTTTTGGCTTTGCACAGCGAAATCGTTTCGAAGATGAGGTCGCCGCTCCCGCAACAGCCTAGTCTGGACGAGACCGAGCGCTGCTTTCGGACCATCCTGTCGCTCTGCCGCCGCGCGCAAATTACCAGGCTGGGAGACCTGACCGGCCTCGACCGTCTCGGCCTTCTGATTGTTCAAGCCACCCGGCCGGGCGCCCTGTCCGAAGTCACGTCGCTCGGACGTGGTCTTTCCATCGCGGCCGCGGCGGTCGGCGCCATCATGGAATCCTTGGAGCGCTTCTATGCCGAGACGATACCGTCGGACCGGGTCTTTTTCGCCACGGCAGACGATCTCGGCATAGCCCCAGGTCTATTTGAAAATCTGGTCTTGACGGATTGCCGGAACGGTTGGCGGGAACGGACCATTCCCTGGGTCTCCGGGACCGACGTCGTCACCGGTTCTCTGCAGCCGGTTCCGCTGGAGCTCGTCGACACGTGCTATATCGAGCCGCCGCCGCACGACGGGCTGTTCGTTCGCACGACAACCGGCCTTGCCTGTCATATGACGTCCTGCGAGGCTTTCCTCCATGGGCTGTTCGAATGCATCGAGCGCGATGCTATCGCTCGCGCTTTCCAGACCCACGGATTTCTGGATCGAATGCGGATATCGACTTCCGGATTGGGAAGCAGCTTCGATCAAATGCTGTCTCGAGCCGCCGCCCGCGGGATTTCAGTCGGGCTTTGGCATGCCTCCTCGCCAGCAATGGTTCCGGTGGTATGGTGCCAGACGATCGAGACGGGCTCCAGCGAACCCATTCTCGCGCTTCCCACGGAGGGTTATTCTGCGGGTCCCAGCATCGAGGCTGCGGCCTCCGACGCCCTGCTGGAGGCTTTGGCTGCGCGAGCCGGCGCGATATCGGGTACGCGAGACGATCAAACCAGAAGGCATTTTAAAAAAAGAACTGACGCCGTCGTTGCGAGGGCCCGCGAACTCATTCTCAATCAGACACCCGCAGCAGGAGATTCATCAAGTAAGGCCCTTGTGGTTTCCAGTCCGGGCGATGTGATCGAGAGGGTCGTTACTGCCGGGCTGGGACCTGTGCTCGCTGTGCCGGTGGGGTCGGATGCTGAAACCGGTGTTCAATGCGTCAGAACCATTCTTCCAACAGCACATCCTTTCTCTATTTTGCGTTGA
- a CDS encoding TfuA-like protein, translating into MAATNGEGPILVFLGPTMLLGAAEKMLDAIFLQPASQGDILLAAHAFHPRAMVLIDGQFEDRPAVRHKEILWAMSQGILMIGAASMGALRAAELCEFGMIGLGLIYRWYRRWPLAPDDAVAVQSGPAELGFLPLTDSMIDLQRTFSALMRRKIITPAERSLLTSVARAMNFRDRSLGAVLRAVGWPDHRISELGKDMVTRQKKVDALLALRMASRLSAQHGTRPAVAHPWIVTNTFIRDLEAAHIDISLLSTY; encoded by the coding sequence ATGGCCGCTACAAACGGTGAAGGCCCTATTCTGGTATTTCTCGGCCCGACCATGCTGCTGGGGGCGGCAGAGAAAATGCTCGATGCCATCTTTCTGCAACCAGCCTCCCAAGGCGACATCCTGCTCGCCGCTCATGCCTTCCATCCTCGCGCGATGGTGCTCATTGACGGCCAGTTCGAAGACAGGCCGGCTGTCCGGCATAAGGAAATCCTGTGGGCCATGTCGCAGGGGATTCTGATGATCGGCGCTGCGAGCATGGGAGCGCTGCGGGCGGCGGAACTCTGCGAATTCGGCATGATCGGCCTTGGGCTGATCTACAGATGGTATCGAAGGTGGCCGCTTGCTCCCGATGATGCAGTCGCCGTTCAGTCCGGACCGGCGGAGCTCGGCTTTCTTCCGCTGACGGATTCCATGATCGACCTTCAGCGGACGTTCTCCGCTCTGATGCGCCGAAAAATCATCACGCCCGCCGAGCGGAGCCTTCTTACGTCAGTCGCTCGCGCGATGAATTTTAGGGACCGCTCGCTCGGGGCGGTTCTCCGTGCTGTGGGATGGCCGGATCATAGAATTTCCGAGCTGGGCAAGGATATGGTGACAAGGCAAAAAAAAGTCGACGCGCTGCTTGCCCTGCGCATGGCTTCCCGCCTTTCGGCACAGCACGGCACGCGCCCAGCCGTCGCGCATCCATGGATCGTCACCAACACGTTCATCAGAGATCTGGAGGCTGCTCATATTGACATAAGCTTATTAAGCACATACTAA
- a CDS encoding AAA family ATPase — protein sequence MPHESASNIPRSSPKTPRRKGRSSGYGGERRIVTALSYDLVGSTDLFHVMDIEDYQDLIAGFQSAAKQSITARSGVMLVEAGDGGVALFPAELGARDAASLAIRAGLGIIDACKRLSREVGRHLHVRIGIATSVALIQKAQEKDKTQEPIAGASLAMATRLQAIAAPDSVLVSEETRNLAGRSHAFVFEGIRTLKGFAEPEKVWRALGHKKEVDRFYAFGRLDGPFIGRTRELGMVAKSWKSVLEGHGEVLSIEGDAGIGKSRLLHEIRKITQSGRSKSFLFQCLPGGFRSTLHPLRNSFPGSDSGGQSRLTAAAVATQFQRHGVFDADVIEVFTHILGASGRNEVLSNLDPKAVREKARRAMVRALEMMSVNGPIVIAIEDIHWIDPTSQDLLAEASRVVEKFPILLVATFRPGPSMEWLNERNPTRIELEPLDREEARLAIEAGWPEHRKALLPELIEVTERISAGIPLFIQEICRWFSESAETDPMKMSGKATPGHIPALAGILDARLDNLGFARDIALAAAVSGARVTLPLLRALLPDFSKKSLVTAADALCETGFLTQIRMPGTIAYGFRHALIRETIYNTLLRKQRRILHGRLFAAVSQDREIAPWFDIGAVAEHAEHADLLEEAIDRFILAGKESSSRSAMVEAQHYLEHALALCDKISESSSAELLQLSALTALGPVLTATVGQNSPPARKLYEDGVAIARRRPMEEQSEWFPIYWGWWLTGKDFLVMHERALEVQVMLSQVDDPETRLQVNHCIWAIEFNVGRHRETQDAIAAGLALYDERLAKTSRTLFGGHDAKVCGLGQLALSLWLTGQVEASDKALSEMVAFVDGISHAPSKAHSLDTEAVSAFYRNDHERLVEISLRMGEFARQHEMQSLSGLSLLFGGWANAHSKNRSAGFEMFQEGLSLLRRLGAVADLPIYLYMHATMLGLAGNYASAIEVATDAIREAKDTGHAYWLAELYRGRAVLHAKGKAGRELAAADLRTAVKIAANQGAVALHQRAIHSIRELAVDVEF from the coding sequence ATGCCTCACGAGAGTGCGAGCAACATACCACGATCATCGCCAAAGACCCCTCGGCGCAAAGGCCGCTCTTCAGGGTATGGCGGAGAACGGCGCATTGTAACTGCGCTTTCTTACGACCTGGTGGGATCAACCGATCTTTTCCACGTGATGGACATCGAAGATTACCAGGATCTGATCGCTGGATTTCAAAGTGCTGCGAAACAGTCGATAACGGCGCGTTCCGGCGTCATGCTTGTTGAGGCCGGAGACGGAGGGGTAGCGCTGTTTCCGGCCGAACTCGGCGCCAGGGATGCCGCGTCGCTTGCCATCCGCGCGGGATTGGGGATCATCGACGCCTGCAAGCGACTTAGCCGGGAAGTCGGTCGCCATTTGCACGTTCGCATCGGCATCGCGACATCGGTCGCGTTGATCCAGAAGGCACAGGAGAAGGACAAGACGCAGGAACCTATTGCAGGTGCGTCCCTCGCCATGGCTACGCGCCTGCAGGCCATAGCCGCGCCCGATAGCGTTCTCGTCTCCGAGGAGACGCGCAACCTCGCGGGCCGGTCGCACGCCTTTGTATTCGAAGGCATTCGAACGCTTAAAGGTTTTGCCGAACCGGAGAAAGTATGGCGTGCGCTGGGTCATAAAAAGGAGGTCGACAGATTTTATGCGTTCGGAAGGCTTGATGGTCCGTTCATCGGACGCACACGTGAACTCGGCATGGTTGCGAAGTCATGGAAAAGCGTGCTTGAAGGGCATGGTGAAGTTCTCTCGATCGAAGGCGATGCGGGGATCGGCAAGTCGCGGCTCTTGCACGAAATCAGGAAAATTACACAAAGCGGCCGGTCGAAATCATTCCTGTTTCAATGCCTTCCCGGCGGCTTCCGCTCGACCCTTCATCCGCTCCGGAACAGCTTTCCCGGCTCCGACTCGGGCGGACAATCGCGGCTGACCGCCGCCGCCGTTGCAACTCAGTTTCAGCGCCATGGCGTTTTTGATGCGGATGTTATTGAAGTATTTACCCATATTCTCGGAGCGTCGGGCCGGAACGAGGTTTTGTCGAACCTCGATCCCAAGGCCGTGCGGGAAAAAGCCCGCCGTGCCATGGTCCGCGCGCTTGAGATGATGTCCGTCAATGGACCGATCGTCATAGCCATCGAAGACATCCATTGGATCGACCCGACCTCGCAGGACTTGCTGGCAGAAGCCTCGCGAGTCGTGGAGAAGTTCCCTATACTTCTCGTCGCCACCTTTCGTCCCGGCCCCTCGATGGAGTGGCTGAATGAGAGAAATCCGACGCGTATTGAACTCGAGCCTCTCGACCGTGAAGAAGCGAGGCTGGCGATAGAGGCGGGATGGCCGGAGCACCGCAAGGCCCTACTCCCGGAACTGATTGAAGTCACCGAGCGCATATCAGCGGGTATTCCCCTGTTCATCCAGGAAATCTGCCGGTGGTTTTCCGAAAGTGCAGAGACCGACCCGATGAAAATGTCAGGAAAGGCTACACCGGGTCATATTCCGGCATTGGCGGGAATACTCGATGCGCGGCTTGATAACCTCGGCTTCGCGAGGGATATCGCGCTAGCCGCAGCAGTCTCGGGCGCCCGCGTCACGCTGCCGCTCCTTCGCGCGCTTCTGCCCGACTTTAGCAAGAAGTCTCTGGTGACCGCGGCGGATGCGCTTTGCGAGACCGGATTTCTTACGCAGATCAGAATGCCAGGAACAATCGCATATGGCTTCCGGCACGCCCTAATTCGGGAGACGATCTACAATACGTTGCTTCGCAAACAACGCAGGATACTGCATGGGCGCCTTTTTGCGGCAGTAAGCCAAGATCGTGAAATCGCCCCTTGGTTCGATATCGGCGCGGTTGCCGAGCATGCAGAGCATGCGGATCTCTTGGAAGAGGCAATCGATCGGTTCATTTTGGCTGGAAAGGAAAGTTCGAGCCGGTCGGCGATGGTGGAGGCGCAGCACTATCTCGAACATGCCTTGGCACTCTGCGACAAGATCAGCGAAAGCAGTTCGGCCGAGTTGCTGCAGCTTTCAGCATTGACTGCCCTCGGGCCCGTCTTAACCGCAACAGTGGGGCAGAACTCGCCACCAGCGCGTAAGCTATATGAGGACGGCGTCGCCATCGCCCGGCGGCGGCCAATGGAGGAGCAGTCCGAATGGTTTCCAATCTATTGGGGTTGGTGGCTGACCGGTAAGGATTTCCTTGTCATGCACGAACGGGCGCTTGAAGTGCAGGTGATGCTGTCCCAAGTCGACGATCCGGAGACAAGGCTTCAGGTCAATCATTGCATCTGGGCGATTGAATTCAACGTCGGCAGACATCGGGAAACGCAGGATGCGATTGCGGCAGGCCTAGCGCTTTATGACGAGCGGCTGGCAAAAACGAGCAGGACGTTGTTTGGCGGCCACGACGCGAAGGTTTGCGGCCTTGGGCAACTGGCACTGTCGCTTTGGCTCACGGGACAGGTCGAGGCATCGGACAAAGCGCTTTCGGAGATGGTCGCATTTGTCGATGGAATATCCCATGCTCCAAGCAAGGCTCATTCGCTCGACACCGAAGCGGTATCGGCCTTCTATCGGAACGATCATGAGCGCCTCGTCGAGATCTCGTTGCGAATGGGAGAATTTGCCCGACAACACGAGATGCAATCTCTCTCAGGGCTCTCCCTTCTCTTTGGGGGATGGGCCAATGCGCACAGCAAGAATCGCTCCGCCGGTTTTGAGATGTTTCAGGAAGGGCTGTCGCTTCTCAGACGGCTGGGAGCAGTCGCTGATCTGCCGATTTACCTATACATGCATGCGACCATGTTGGGGCTCGCGGGCAACTATGCATCAGCGATCGAGGTGGCGACCGATGCGATCAGGGAAGCCAAGGACACTGGTCACGCTTATTGGCTGGCGGAGCTTTACAGGGGACGCGCCGTCCTTCATGCCAAGGGAAAGGCTGGTAGGGAACTGGCCGCCGCAGATCTGCGGACGGCCGTTAAGATCGCTGCCAATCAGGGGGCCGTCGCCCTGCATCAAAGGGCTATCCATTCGATCAGGGAACTCGCCGTTGATGTCGAATTCTGA
- a CDS encoding ABC transporter permease, giving the protein MARYVLSRTGQALLVLWAAFTISFVLLQAMPGDAVLIKFQNPEYGLSPEQLADIRAAYAADGSLASQYLQTIGNFLTGNFGYSLQRGVAVSAQLAVNLPSTIRLAGLGFATALTLAVILAIFCNIPGLGRLRSFIHSIPSLFVSVPTFWLGIMLIQIFSFRLKLVPVINPGPWEGLILPVLTVAVPISAPMAQILLRNIDEVLTRPFVAVARAKGASHSWVLWRHVARNALLPVLTVAGVLFGELLAGAVVTEAVFGLNGIGGLAEQAVTFQDVAVLQAIVVISAATFVAINLAIDLLYPVLDPRLKTKLGTAR; this is encoded by the coding sequence ATGGCAAGATATGTTCTTTCACGCACAGGGCAGGCGCTTCTGGTGCTCTGGGCCGCCTTCACGATTTCCTTCGTGCTGCTGCAGGCGATGCCCGGCGACGCGGTGCTGATCAAATTCCAGAACCCGGAATACGGCCTCAGCCCGGAACAGCTGGCCGATATTCGTGCAGCCTACGCAGCAGACGGGTCTCTGGCGTCGCAATATCTGCAAACAATCGGCAACTTCCTGACAGGCAATTTCGGCTATTCACTGCAGCGCGGTGTCGCCGTCAGCGCGCAGCTTGCGGTCAACCTGCCCTCGACCATCCGGCTTGCAGGGCTCGGCTTTGCCACCGCTTTAACCCTCGCGGTCATTCTTGCGATCTTTTGCAACATTCCGGGCCTCGGCCGGCTTCGTTCGTTCATTCATTCTATCCCTTCGCTGTTCGTCTCCGTGCCCACTTTCTGGCTCGGCATCATGCTGATCCAGATATTCTCGTTCCGGCTGAAACTCGTGCCGGTGATCAATCCCGGGCCATGGGAGGGACTGATCCTTCCCGTCCTGACCGTTGCCGTTCCGATTTCCGCACCGATGGCGCAAATCCTGCTTCGGAACATCGATGAGGTCCTTACGCGTCCCTTCGTGGCTGTTGCGCGCGCCAAGGGCGCATCGCATTCCTGGGTGTTGTGGCGCCATGTCGCAAGGAACGCACTGCTGCCAGTACTGACGGTGGCTGGTGTGCTCTTCGGCGAACTGCTGGCCGGTGCCGTCGTGACCGAAGCCGTCTTCGGCCTCAACGGAATCGGCGGCCTCGCCGAACAGGCAGTGACCTTCCAGGATGTCGCGGTTTTGCAGGCGATCGTCGTCATATCTGCAGCCACCTTCGTCGCCATAAACCTTGCGATCGATCTGCTCTATCCCGTGCTCGATCCGCGACTGAAAACCAAATTGGGGACCGCGCGATGA
- a CDS encoding class I SAM-dependent methyltransferase, which produces MKTREERLRLRSSTPRTRLDFVHTEGAKLLPDRNELLYRLPNHAVAAEIGVAEGEFTSEILKRNRPEKLFLIDPWGMDRYSAGMATVSEKYADEIKGGTVVIRQGTSLEALSTFDDGFFDWVYIDTDHSFELTWKELVLSNCKVNRGGRIAGHDFCTGNTVKPIVYGVVEAVNKFCAEYGWRFEYLTLDPDAHFSFCLQRL; this is translated from the coding sequence GTGAAAACGCGCGAAGAGCGGCTGCGCCTGAGGAGCAGCACACCTCGAACAAGGCTTGATTTTGTCCATACCGAAGGCGCCAAACTGCTGCCTGATCGCAATGAACTCCTCTATCGTCTGCCCAATCATGCAGTTGCAGCCGAGATTGGCGTCGCTGAAGGAGAGTTCACGTCTGAAATCCTCAAGCGGAACCGCCCCGAAAAACTCTTCCTGATTGATCCGTGGGGGATGGATCGTTACTCCGCCGGCATGGCGACGGTGAGCGAGAAATATGCCGACGAGATAAAAGGGGGAACGGTGGTGATCCGGCAGGGCACGTCGCTTGAAGCTCTCAGCACGTTTGACGATGGTTTTTTCGACTGGGTTTATATCGACACGGATCATTCCTTCGAACTCACCTGGAAGGAGTTGGTCCTGTCAAACTGCAAGGTCAATCGCGGCGGGCGAATTGCCGGCCACGATTTTTGTACCGGCAACACCGTAAAGCCGATCGTCTATGGCGTCGTGGAAGCCGTCAACAAGTTCTGCGCGGAATACGGATGGCGCTTCGAATACCTGACGCTGGATCCGGATGCGCATTTTTCCTTCTGCCTGCAGCGCCTCTGA
- a CDS encoding TIGR04028 family ABC transporter substrate-binding protein, with product MSFTNLGAAALIGALSLTISASAGIAEDAAKPVTGGTLIYLEQQAHTNLYPPAGGFYPNGGVLNQITDKLTYQNPKTLEIEPWIAQSWTVNENATEYTFKLREGVTFSDGSRLDANTVAKNYDTFGLGNKALKQPVSEVINNYDHSEVIDPLTVKFYFKRPSPGFLQGTSVIGSGLVSLTTLALPFEQLGDATKIIGSGPFVVESETLGKELSLKARQDYNWGPAKFKHQGRAYLDGIKYVITGEDSVRIGALLSGQADFIRQVQAYDEEQVESQGYKIFTPPTRGVNNSVVFRPDNPLVADLRVRRALLHGTNTQEIVSTLFSVNYPQAKSIIASTAQGYVDLSSKLAYDPVEAAKLLDDAGWKAGANGVRAKDGQPLILTAYESPPQPQNKATLQLVAQQWAKLGVTLNVLAGDAGSKTVDDLDPEKTPVSPAMVGRADPDVIKSQYYPKNRDVLRQKGGLSDKVKSFADGRLNGLLEQLSSEPDRAKRLTIAGEVQNYVIDQAYAIPIFEEPQAFAGAPYVQGVAFEAVGRPSFYSIWLAEH from the coding sequence ATGAGCTTCACAAATTTGGGCGCTGCCGCATTGATCGGGGCATTGTCGTTGACGATTTCTGCTTCCGCGGGCATTGCGGAAGATGCGGCCAAGCCGGTTACGGGCGGCACGCTGATCTATCTCGAGCAGCAGGCGCACACCAATCTTTATCCCCCGGCCGGCGGTTTCTATCCGAATGGCGGCGTGCTCAATCAGATTACTGATAAATTGACCTATCAGAATCCGAAGACGCTCGAGATCGAGCCCTGGATCGCGCAATCCTGGACGGTCAACGAGAATGCGACGGAATATACCTTCAAGTTGCGCGAAGGCGTGACTTTCTCGGACGGGTCGCGGCTCGATGCGAATACGGTTGCGAAAAACTACGATACGTTCGGTCTCGGCAACAAAGCGTTGAAGCAGCCGGTTTCGGAAGTCATCAACAATTACGACCATTCCGAAGTTATCGACCCGCTCACCGTAAAATTCTACTTCAAAAGGCCATCGCCGGGATTTCTGCAGGGAACGTCGGTTATCGGCTCCGGCCTAGTTTCGCTGACGACGCTGGCTTTGCCGTTCGAACAGCTCGGGGATGCAACCAAGATCATTGGCTCAGGCCCCTTTGTCGTCGAAAGCGAAACGCTCGGCAAGGAACTCTCGCTGAAGGCGCGCCAAGACTACAACTGGGGTCCTGCAAAGTTTAAACATCAGGGCCGCGCCTACCTCGACGGCATCAAATATGTCATCACCGGGGAGGACAGCGTGCGGATCGGCGCGCTGCTTTCCGGCCAGGCGGATTTCATCCGCCAAGTGCAGGCCTATGACGAAGAGCAGGTCGAAAGCCAGGGTTATAAGATCTTCACGCCGCCCACGCGCGGCGTGAACAACAGCGTCGTCTTCCGCCCAGACAACCCGCTCGTTGCCGATCTGCGCGTCCGACGGGCGCTGCTGCATGGCACGAATACGCAGGAGATCGTGTCGACGCTCTTTTCCGTCAACTATCCCCAGGCAAAATCGATCATCGCTTCGACGGCGCAGGGCTATGTCGATCTGTCCTCGAAGCTTGCCTACGACCCTGTCGAAGCCGCAAAGCTGCTCGACGATGCCGGCTGGAAGGCCGGCGCCAATGGCGTGCGTGCGAAAGACGGCCAGCCACTTATCTTGACAGCCTATGAATCGCCGCCGCAGCCCCAGAACAAGGCAACGCTCCAGCTTGTCGCGCAGCAATGGGCGAAGCTCGGCGTGACGCTCAATGTTCTTGCAGGCGATGCCGGCAGCAAGACGGTCGATGATCTCGATCCGGAAAAGACGCCCGTTTCGCCGGCGATGGTGGGCCGCGCCGATCCCGACGTCATCAAGAGCCAGTACTATCCGAAGAACCGCGACGTGCTTCGCCAGAAGGGCGGATTGAGCGACAAGGTGAAGTCCTTTGCGGACGGCAGGCTGAACGGCCTGCTTGAGCAGCTTTCGTCAGAACCCGATCGTGCGAAGCGCCTGACGATTGCCGGCGAGGTTCAGAACTACGTGATCGATCAGGCCTATGCCATCCCGATCTTTGAAGAGCCGCAGGCCTTTGCCGGCGCACCTTATGTGCAGGGGGTAGCCTTCGAGGCGGTCGGCCGCCCGAGCTTCTACAGCATCTGGCTTGCTGAACACTAA
- the groL gene encoding chaperonin GroEL (60 kDa chaperone family; promotes refolding of misfolded polypeptides especially under stressful conditions; forms two stacked rings of heptamers to form a barrel-shaped 14mer; ends can be capped by GroES; misfolded proteins enter the barrel where they are refolded when GroES binds) has product MTAKDIKYAFEARDSMLDGVGTLGRAVSVTLGPRGRNVAMARPFGAKITKDGVTVAKEIELQDRFEDMAVRLLRQVAVKTSYLTGDGTTTAVVLAEAIIRGGVRAVAAGMNPMDLKRGIDRAVEAVAAELKQNARAVSSNVEIAQIATIAANGDTEIGRIIAEAMAKVGNNGVITVEEGRSLETEIEIVTGIQFDRSYISPHFTTNRERTRVEFEDAYILLGEKKLASLDKVVPLLEKVVQTGKPLLIIAEDVEAEVRAALVVNKLRGSLKVAAVKAPAYGELRKAILQDIALLTGGTVISEDLGLKIETVPLDVLGRAGKITVDKQNTTIVEGRGLPVDIETRIAAIKRQLEQSDFDYDRDKLEERLARLSSGIAVVRVGGTSEIEVREKKDRIRNAVHAARAAIEEGILPGGGTALLRAGKALEALKIDHPDQQAGIRLVAEAIRWPARQIAANSGEDGSVVAARILEKDDFAYGYDAQKGAFGDMVAAGIIDPVKAVRAALQGAASVAGLMIMTEAMVAEVPGPPPPELPGHHDHEDNLDIEF; this is encoded by the coding sequence ATGACGGCCAAAGACATCAAATACGCCTTCGAGGCGCGAGACAGCATGTTAGATGGCGTGGGTACGCTCGGAAGGGCTGTCAGCGTCACACTTGGACCGCGGGGGCGGAATGTCGCCATGGCCCGGCCCTTCGGTGCGAAAATCACCAAGGACGGCGTGACCGTTGCAAAGGAGATCGAGCTTCAAGACAGGTTTGAGGACATGGCCGTCCGGTTGCTCCGGCAAGTTGCCGTCAAAACCTCCTATCTGACCGGCGACGGCACCACGACTGCGGTCGTGCTCGCCGAGGCTATTATCAGAGGCGGCGTGCGGGCAGTGGCGGCCGGCATGAATCCCATGGACTTGAAGCGCGGCATCGATCGTGCTGTCGAGGCTGTCGCGGCGGAGCTGAAGCAGAATGCAAGAGCCGTTTCCTCGAATGTGGAGATAGCCCAGATCGCCACGATCGCGGCAAACGGCGACACCGAAATCGGCCGCATCATCGCCGAAGCCATGGCAAAGGTCGGCAACAATGGCGTGATCACAGTCGAGGAAGGCAGGTCGCTCGAAACCGAGATCGAGATCGTCACCGGCATCCAGTTCGACCGCAGTTACATCTCCCCGCATTTCACTACCAACCGCGAGCGGACGCGGGTGGAGTTCGAGGATGCCTATATCCTTCTCGGCGAGAAGAAGCTGGCGAGCCTCGACAAAGTGGTGCCGCTCCTGGAAAAGGTCGTGCAGACCGGCAAACCTCTTCTCATTATCGCCGAAGATGTCGAGGCCGAAGTCAGAGCAGCGCTCGTCGTCAACAAGCTGCGCGGCAGCCTCAAGGTGGCAGCGGTCAAGGCGCCTGCCTACGGCGAGCTCCGCAAGGCGATCCTGCAGGATATTGCGCTGTTGACGGGTGGTACGGTCATCTCGGAGGATCTCGGCCTTAAGATCGAGACCGTGCCGCTCGATGTCCTCGGCCGCGCGGGGAAGATTACAGTCGACAAGCAAAACACGACGATCGTGGAAGGGCGTGGTCTACCGGTAGATATCGAGACGCGCATCGCCGCCATCAAGCGCCAGCTCGAACAGTCTGACTTCGACTATGACCGCGACAAGCTGGAGGAACGGCTGGCGCGGCTTTCGAGTGGGATCGCCGTGGTCCGGGTCGGCGGAACGAGCGAGATCGAGGTCAGGGAGAAGAAGGATCGCATCCGAAACGCCGTCCATGCTGCTCGCGCTGCCATCGAGGAGGGTATCTTGCCAGGCGGCGGCACCGCCCTCTTGCGGGCAGGAAAGGCACTCGAGGCGCTCAAGATCGATCACCCCGACCAGCAGGCAGGCATCCGCCTCGTCGCGGAGGCGATACGCTGGCCGGCGCGGCAGATTGCGGCCAATTCGGGCGAGGACGGTTCGGTCGTTGCAGCGAGAATTCTCGAAAAAGATGATTTCGCCTACGGCTACGACGCCCAGAAGGGAGCGTTCGGCGACATGGTGGCAGCGGGCATCATCGATCCCGTCAAGGCGGTGCGCGCGGCGCTTCAGGGCGCTGCGTCCGTGGCCGGTCTCATGATCATGACGGAGGCAATGGTGGCAGAGGTTCCGGGGCCGCCGCCGCCCGAGCTTCCGGGCCATCACGATCATGAGGACAATTTGGACATCGAATTCTAA
- a CDS encoding YoaK family protein, whose protein sequence is MLIRQGHERNEQIDRKLASCLAAIAGALNAAAFYAVGFFSANMTGNISAFSDHIAVGAWISALFYLAIIVTFILGAAVSTLLINAGRRRNIHAIYAYSILTEGILLAILGFADLWLLGEWRAPVLVIGLAFLMGLQNAVVTRISNARVRTTHISGMATDVGIELGMAFDILRGRERPREAQYDRAKLLLHVQTILAFLFGGILGVLVYRSAGGLLLIATAALLLAIAMAGIFRVRQQRAQAP, encoded by the coding sequence ATGCTGATCCGCCAGGGGCACGAACGCAACGAACAGATTGACAGGAAGCTCGCCTCTTGTCTGGCGGCGATCGCCGGCGCGCTCAACGCGGCCGCCTTTTACGCGGTCGGCTTCTTTTCGGCGAACATGACCGGAAACATCTCCGCATTTTCCGACCACATTGCCGTCGGCGCGTGGATTTCCGCCCTGTTCTACCTTGCGATCATCGTCACCTTCATCCTGGGCGCCGCCGTCTCGACGCTGCTCATCAATGCCGGCCGCAGACGCAACATACATGCCATCTACGCCTACAGCATCCTGACCGAGGGGATATTGCTTGCGATACTCGGCTTTGCCGACCTTTGGCTGCTTGGAGAATGGCGGGCACCGGTTCTCGTGATCGGCCTTGCCTTTCTCATGGGCCTTCAAAACGCAGTCGTCACCCGTATTTCCAACGCTCGGGTAAGGACCACCCATATATCGGGAATGGCGACCGATGTCGGCATCGAGCTTGGGATGGCGTTTGACATCCTGCGTGGACGGGAGCGACCCAGGGAGGCGCAGTATGACCGCGCCAAGCTCCTTTTACATGTCCAAACCATCCTAGCGTTCCTGTTCGGCGGGATCCTGGGCGTCCTCGTCTATCGCTCCGCCGGCGGCTTGTTGCTTATCGCCACTGCCGCGCTATTGCTGGCGATTGCCATGGCCGGCATTTTCCGGGTGCGGCAGCAGCGGGCACAGGCCCCGTGA